TCGGGCGAGGAAGTGCATGAGTCCGTTGACCCGCTCGGCCTCGCGCGGGTGCGAGTCGCGCAGCACCCACCACGCCCGCGCCGCCAGACGGCTCGCGGCGTCCGGGTGACCGTGCTGACCCAGCGCGCGCAGCGCCTTGAGAGCGACCTCGACCGTGCCGTCCAGGGCCGCATCCGGCGACTGGGCGTGCGGGGCGTCAGGTGCCATGCGTCTCCCTCGTCATTAAACACGGTCAATCCCGTGTTTATACGCGCACGTTACCGCACCACTCTGCCCGGGCGACAGCGGTCGCCTCCCACGGCAGGCACGAGGGCTCAGGTGACCTCGAACAGGCCCAGCGCGCCCCGCTCGCCGTCGCTCATGACGTGGTTGACGAAGGGGTAGCGGCCCGGCTCCGTGAAGGCCAGCTCGACGAAGCCACCCTGGGCAGCCAGCAGGCCGAGTGACTGGGACCCGCCCGAGGTGGTTCCCGGTGGGTCCAGCGGGCCGCGACCACGCTTCAGCCGGTAGGCACCCTCCTTGTACACCGTGTCGAACTGCGCTCCGACGACGTGGAACGACAGTGGCCGGTTCGGTCCCAGGTCGAGGGCCCAGACACGGATGCGTTCGCCCACCTTCGCCCGCAGCGGGCGGTCGACGTACTGGTTGACGTAGCCGTTGAACACGACGGCATCGGGCTCGTCATCGACCACCTTCGTGCTGTTGACCGCCTCACCCTGGGGTCCGAGGTGGATCTCCGACTGGGCGATGACGTACGTGCGGTCCACCTCGGCCAGGCCCTCGGGCTCGACCACGACCGCCCCGGCGAGCCCCGAGGCGATGTGCGTCGACATCGGCGGGGTGCCGCAGTGGTACATCCAGATCCCTGCGCGAGCGGCCGTGAACTCGTAGCGCAACCTCTCTCCGGGCGGGATGGTGCGCATCTCCCGGTTCGGTGCGACCTCGCTCGCGTGGAAGTCGATCGAGTGACCCATGGTCCCCTCGTTGACCAGGGTGACCACGAAGCGGTCGCCGACCCGCCCGTGGAGGGTGGGGGCCAACGAGTCGCCGTTGTACGTCCAGCGCAGCTGTGTCACGCCCGGAGCGATCTCGATCGGCACCTCCGAGACGGTCAGGGTCACCTCGCGGACCGAGGAGTCCCCCAGGGGTGGCAGGGTCGGGTCGATCCCCGTGAAGTCCTCGCCCCAGCTGTCCCTGAAGTCGATCCGCGGCGCCTCGTCGTCGCGGTCGTGACTCGGCTCCTGCGTGCCGTTCACGGACCCCGTGGCGGTGATCCGGAAGACCATCCCCATCTGACGGTGCCCGACGACGGAGCACCATCCCTGCGTGGGTGCCCCCACGGGACCGACCTCCAGCGTCGCCCGCCCGCCGGGGGAGAGCCGTGGGGACGCGGTGCCGTCGGCCAGGACGAGGTCGTGGATGTCGGTCGAGTCGGTGTTCTCCAGCTCGATCACCAGCCGGTCGCCCACGTCGACCGAGACCTCTTCCGGGTGGAACCGCATGTCGTGGGCCCGAACTCGCACCCGTCGCGTGCGACCGGTCCCCACGACGTCGCGCCGTGCGCCACCGCCGGCGGCCCGACCCAGGCCCGCGGCGGCCGGATCCAGGCCGACGCCCACGCTCGTGCCGAGCGCGATGATCCCTGCGCCGGTGAGGAGCTCCAGACGCGACCAGGCGGGGGCCGCCGGTCCCGCCGGACGCCCCTCCCGGGGGAGGTCGACCTCCCTCTGCGGCACCGCAGCACGTGCGGCCCGGACCGCACGGACCAGCAGGGGGAGTGCCAGCGCCAGGGCGAGCCCTGCAAGGACGGCGATGACGAGGCGCACCAACGGTGGGGTGGGGAGGAGGTGGAGGGCCAGGCCCAGATTGGTCACGACCACCCTGCCGGTGCCCCACCGCTCGAGCTCGGCGGCAGCGTCGTGCGTCGCTGCCGGGCTCCGGCCGAGCCGACGGGGCAGGACGCGGGTGGTGACGCCCAGCAGCATCTGCAGTGCGAAGCCCACGAGGAGGATGAGGGCCACCCGGCCGGTCGTCACCGCAGCCGGTGGCCCATCGGAGAGCGCGGCATGGAGCGTGGTGGCCAGGCCGATGACGAGCCACACCATGCCCGCTGCCGAGGACGGCAGCGAGAAGGTCGGGGGAGGGCTCTGCCCCAACCAGCCTCCCAGCGCCCCAAGGCGGATCTTCTCGCTCACGAGGCCCTCCCGGGTACGGGTCCGGCGATGGCCGACCCGGCGGCGACGACGACGAAGGCCAGGAGTGCGACGACGTTGAGGACCGCGCCCGTCTGCCACACGGTGTGCAGG
Above is a window of Janibacter cremeus DNA encoding:
- a CDS encoding multicopper oxidase domain-containing protein, which encodes MSEKIRLGALGGWLGQSPPPTFSLPSSAAGMVWLVIGLATTLHAALSDGPPAAVTTGRVALILLVGFALQMLLGVTTRVLPRRLGRSPAATHDAAAELERWGTGRVVVTNLGLALHLLPTPPLVRLVIAVLAGLALALALPLLVRAVRAARAAVPQREVDLPREGRPAGPAAPAWSRLELLTGAGIIALGTSVGVGLDPAAAGLGRAAGGGARRDVVGTGRTRRVRVRAHDMRFHPEEVSVDVGDRLVIELENTDSTDIHDLVLADGTASPRLSPGGRATLEVGPVGAPTQGWCSVVGHRQMGMVFRITATGSVNGTQEPSHDRDDEAPRIDFRDSWGEDFTGIDPTLPPLGDSSVREVTLTVSEVPIEIAPGVTQLRWTYNGDSLAPTLHGRVGDRFVVTLVNEGTMGHSIDFHASEVAPNREMRTIPPGERLRYEFTAARAGIWMYHCGTPPMSTHIASGLAGAVVVEPEGLAEVDRTYVIAQSEIHLGPQGEAVNSTKVVDDEPDAVVFNGYVNQYVDRPLRAKVGERIRVWALDLGPNRPLSFHVVGAQFDTVYKEGAYRLKRGRGPLDPPGTTSGGSQSLGLLAAQGGFVELAFTEPGRYPFVNHVMSDGERGALGLFEVT